The DNA region tgagttttatgaaaattcactCTGGGCGTCTtgcaaatttaattattaatgtgatgATTGCTTCTGAAAATAGGTAAATTATAAGGGAAGAGATAGGAAATTGGAAAATGGATGCATGTGGATAACCTGGACATCAGGTATCTTTGCCAACTTTCAGCAGGGTCAGCCACTGAAATCAAACCATTGTATATGGCCCTAAGACAGAGTAGGGAAGTAATGATTGGGTAGGCTACTGATGTTACAAAATGCACTGTCTGACGGTTCAGTGTGCCTTTGCATGCAAAgccttttatgaaaattttggatGCATTGTGCAAACAAGACAATCTCTTTGTCATTTTAACATTCTGCATACTTGGTATTTTCTGATGGTTTTTGAAACCAATCCATCCTGAACCATCCAGGCTCTCAAACTAAGGCTGGGAGAAAGAGATAATAGCTGCACTGTGAGGGCATATTCAAAGAGAGAGTCAGAATCCTTTCCACTCTTCTCACATGGGGTGTCCATTAACTGAagacataatataaaatttcagatccagatccgatgccctCTGGAACTTGGGATCCGATATATCTGATGAAGGGCATTACCCGTAGATATTTAGATATGGGGCATCCCATCTGGACATGCCTAATGTTAATCTAGGTATGAGAACTTGAAATCCCATCCTTGaacttgaattaattttaaaaagattgcaAGGTATAGTGGTTAGGAAAGTTCATTTAGAAATAGAGAGGTGTGCCCCAAAGAGAATGTGATCTTATTTTACtgctgttgttgtttttacaggtatttctttttttaatgtatattctCCTCAAGATAAGTTTTCATAATATGCCATATTATACCCCCTTCATCTTCCTCTAATTGATTTATTAAGCTGGCAATGATTTTTTGTGAGCTTTATTTACCTTCTGGCCCTCTACTTCCTTTACATTTCTTTATTGCATATTGAAGCTTTGTTATGTAAGaaagtatttgtttttataataatgattattGTTTTGATTCAACATAATGTGTgtgcatgttatttttaaattgagtttatgattacttctgtgcaTGAAAAAGTGCATTGAGGTGTATTCTGGAGTAGATACTTGAGATTAGAatgcaatattttctcattttttctgagcagtgccactcaatttgtgaagaaatgtATGGAAAACACCATATAAAATTAAGTGACACCTTGTTATGTGATTAGCATTTAACCAAAGGATCGGTTAAAGCTGCTACCTTGGTACCTGTCTAAGGTTCTTATAAAATAGTTCAACGAATCATAGATTTCATCCctgactatttatttttaatgtgaaattcttttctagagtccCCAGGTCCTGAAACAGCCTCAGCCTTGTTTGCAGTCCTTGAACCTAAGACTAGAGCATCAAATTCAAGGAGAGGAAAGAAGGTGATGGATAAAGACAATGATGTATGTTGTTCCCTGCTTGCTGATAAAATAACTTTgtgctcaattcctgatgatggacaGTTTCATTCAAAATCTAGGCGTGTGTCTAAAATCAGAGGAGATAGAGCAGCAACAACTATTGTGGGGGAAATAAATGGTTGTGATAATCCTGACATCACAAAGGATTTTAGGGTCACTGACAGTGGAAAGAGTGGCCCCAAGGCAGTCGTGCGAGAAAACAAAGAGATAAGGAATAGCAGGATCAAAAATCCTGGGAAGCTTGCCAGTTCAACGAAAAAATCTTATCATTGCTTCAATTGCAGAGATGCTTTTAATGTGAAATATGATCTCATCAAGCACCTCGAGATTCATTTCAGTTCTGGTAATTtggatattgattcaaatttgtcaaTTGGTAAAGATTCATCCCTCAAAACCTTTGTCTCTAGAAGAGAAGATAATAGTTCTTGTCAGCCTCTTTCCTCCAAAAGTTTAAATCAGCTGATGCGTAAAAGGCAGGGCGTGAGACAAAAAGGAAATAGGCTTCTTAAGGATAACTTTGGAGGAAGAAGGGAGAATaaaaatgttagggaaatgaggaAGAGCTTCATTGTAGATAGGAAATCATGCACAGTTAGTACACCCACAGCAAAGAAGTCTTATTCCTGTAGTGAATGTGAAAAGGTTTTCTCTGAGAAAAGCatccttgtccgtcacattcggactcatacgaagaagaaactgtattcatgcagtgaatgtgaaaagtctttctctcaaaaaagTTACCtcgtccgtcacattcggactcatacaaaggagaaacgttattcttgcaatgaatgtgataaggctTTCTCTCATAAGAATACCCTTGTcggtcacattcggactcataccaaggagaaacctttttcctgcggtgaatgtgataagtctttctctatAAAGAGCAACCTTATCTGTCatatgcggactcatacgaaggagaaaccttatgcCTGCGGTGAATGCGATAaggctttctctcaaaagagtaaccttgttcgtcacatgcggactcatacgaaggagaaaccttattcttgcggtgaatgtgaaaagtctttctctcgaaagagtcaccttgtccaTCACGTTCgcactcatacgaaggagaaaccttattcctgctgtgaatgtgataaggctttctctcaaaagaatacccttgtctgtcacattcggactcataccaaggagaaacctttttcctgcggtgaatgtgataagtctttctctatAAAGAGCAACCTTATCTGTCatatgcggactcatacgaaggagaaaccttatccatgtaacgaatgtgaaaaatctttctctgtaaggagcaaccttgtctgtcacatgaggattcatacgaaggagaaaccttattcctgcggtgaatgtgataagGCTTTCTCTCATGAGAACACCCTTGttagtcacattcggactcataccaagaagaaaccttattcctgcggtgaatgtgataaggctttctctcaaaagagtcaccttgattgtcacatgcggactcatacgaaggagaaacct from Ischnura elegans chromosome 13 unlocalized genomic scaffold, ioIscEleg1.1 SUPER_13_unloc_4, whole genome shotgun sequence includes:
- the LOC124173211 gene encoding zinc finger protein 182-like isoform X2, with the translated sequence MNRTAGIFSTSSERNSEDTLCRLCMKNNDYFYNIFTSNVACRMTAKNAINGLLGLEVAVGDGLPTTLCALCLQNLTEFSIFKMTCLQSDAKLRKLSGVNCFRSIQWDETADENLGTPADTKDFIQDEIDGTSHLTCSAQRTEIYIPVEDSQQLGSNMLETVKEENEDPLSEGKYPVMNTPDPAGMSSNALDPLATDDLSGMETCGSPCVKADQISDDGGYVHNDSTDGATNGLVPQASVQAQASTSSQGEEVDAEGTTAIVIDLDTLLVLAKNELSPKETDATEPTVVENGELVQNLTMAMESMMDAVESPGPETASALFAVLEPKTRASNSRRGKKVMDKDNDVCCSLLADKITLCSIPDDGQFHSKSRRVSKIRGDRAATTIVGEINGCDNPDITKDFRVTDSGKSGPKAVVRENKEIRNSRIKNPGKLASSTKKSYHCFNCRDAFNVKYDLIKHLEIHFSSGNLDIDSNLSIGKDSSLKTFVSRREDNSSCQPLSSKSLNQLMRKRQGVRQKGNRLLKDNFGGRRENKNVREMRKSFIVDRKSCTVSTPTAKKSYSCSECEKVFSEKSILVRHIRTHTKKKLYSCSECEKSFSQKSYLVRHIRTHTKEKRYSCNECDKAFSHKNTLVGHIRTHTKEKPFSCGECDKSFSIKSNLICHMRTHTKEKPYACGECDKAFSQKSNLVRHMRTHTKEKPYSCGECEKSFSRKSHLVHHVRTHTKEKPYSCCECDKAFSQKNTLVCHIRTHTKEKPFSCGECDKSFSIKSNLICHMRTHTKEKPYPCNECEKSFSVRSNLVCHMRIHTKEKPYSCGECDKAFSHENTLVSHIRTHTKKKPYSCGECDKAFSQKSHLDCHMRTHTKEKPYSCNECDKAFSQKSHLVRHMSTHMKE
- the LOC124173211 gene encoding zinc finger protein 182-like isoform X1 translates to MNRTAGIFSTSSERNSEDTLCRLCMKNNGYFYNIFTSNVACRMTVKNAINGLLGLEVAVGDGLPTTLCPLCLKKLTEFSVFKMACLQSDAKLRKLSGRNCFRSIQWDETADENLGTPADTKDFIQDEIDGTSHLTCSAQRTEIYIPVEDSQQLGSNMLETVKEENEDPLSEGKYPVMNTPDPAGMSSNALDPLATDDLSGMETCGSPCVKADQISDDGGYVHNDSTDGATNGLVPQASVQAQASTSSQGEEVDAEGTTAIVIDLDTLLVLAKNELSPKETDATEPTVVENGELVQNLTMAMESMMDAVESPGPETASALFAVLEPKTRASNSRRGKKVMDKDNDVCCSLLADKITLCSIPDDGQFHSKSRRVSKIRGDRAATTIVGEINGCDNPDITKDFRVTDSGKSGPKAVVRENKEIRNSRIKNPGKLASSTKKSYHCFNCRDAFNVKYDLIKHLEIHFSSGNLDIDSNLSIGKDSSLKTFVSRREDNSSCQPLSSKSLNQLMRKRQGVRQKGNRLLKDNFGGRRENKNVREMRKSFIVDRKSCTVSTPTAKKSYSCSECEKVFSEKSILVRHIRTHTKKKLYSCSECEKSFSQKSYLVRHIRTHTKEKRYSCNECDKAFSHKNTLVGHIRTHTKEKPFSCGECDKSFSIKSNLICHMRTHTKEKPYACGECDKAFSQKSNLVRHMRTHTKEKPYSCGECEKSFSRKSHLVHHVRTHTKEKPYSCCECDKAFSQKNTLVCHIRTHTKEKPFSCGECDKSFSIKSNLICHMRTHTKEKPYPCNECEKSFSVRSNLVCHMRIHTKEKPYSCGECDKAFSHENTLVSHIRTHTKKKPYSCGECDKAFSQKSHLDCHMRTHTKEKPYSCNECDKAFSQKSHLVRHMSTHMKE